A window of the Cystobacter fuscus genome harbors these coding sequences:
- a CDS encoding carboxypeptidase regulatory-like domain-containing protein, which produces MNPARLLARCALLLWSAVWMAACSGDGFFPFLPDPDEETPLLPGSCQVDQDCPDPRLFICDTAEARCKPACRTREDCTAARRGTAYRISACDENPLGCQCDANQCVEAMCSADEACAASGRVCRDGRCTSASGARARTCRVTPDHVVGRVGSRVRFSLLAWDETGAPVAVEPAAQRWTALEASVSVDVGGASSFVLSAPTSEARETVRAEVGGAVCTARVRVLEAPEPGRMRVVVTDEQTGRPIAGARVVVADAVGAVVGQALTDEGGVALPPGGVEAGSVSVFHEGFDYLTVAHAGETGPMDLSLPLRRNPIERIGGFEGTVQVLSEHLTMVGVVGLSSPDEGPSAAASSLLAPERQVDFISASQQRLATLPAGAFAVLAGSNLRELEVQGRGSAGVCDEEPRTREGTCGVRTAWGLGGELPLNALQLGGGVDVGSLLARVTPSLGTFKSWVVRDARFTLEEGAGAFTRLAPDFSAGRSMALGFPFVLDVPSLPGHQGRYMDRVWVLGSARVPGRGGVPLGLGLGMNTAPADPNTDTQPGLSAPGLVRVRMAPTHHGLEGSPYVLHLTASSPEGAVSGLIHRSLAALPFDPTGAAPVEIEGPFLPVPEGARYSPVDDEGGRRLRPPPAPALPPGTVLRAVFSNRAGRRWGVLLDASRDSEGVRLPLPPAPLEDRTFQGNHLGSFASLELQAWSLREGGLPDGGLLPLEALTRDENLSRLGELVVAWSALEATP; this is translated from the coding sequence ATGAATCCAGCCCGTCTTCTGGCGCGATGCGCCCTGCTGCTGTGGAGTGCCGTATGGATGGCCGCCTGCTCCGGTGACGGATTCTTCCCGTTCCTTCCGGATCCCGATGAGGAGACCCCCCTGCTGCCGGGGAGCTGCCAGGTGGATCAGGACTGCCCGGATCCCCGGCTCTTCATCTGCGACACGGCGGAAGCGCGCTGCAAGCCCGCGTGTCGCACACGAGAGGACTGCACGGCGGCGAGGCGGGGCACGGCGTACCGGATCTCCGCCTGCGACGAGAACCCGCTGGGCTGCCAGTGTGACGCCAACCAGTGTGTGGAGGCGATGTGCTCGGCGGACGAGGCGTGCGCGGCGTCGGGGCGGGTGTGCCGCGATGGGCGGTGCACCAGCGCCTCGGGGGCCCGGGCCCGGACGTGCCGGGTGACGCCGGACCATGTGGTGGGGCGGGTGGGATCTCGGGTGCGCTTCTCGCTGCTGGCCTGGGACGAGACGGGCGCGCCGGTGGCGGTGGAGCCCGCCGCGCAGCGGTGGACGGCGTTGGAGGCGAGCGTGAGCGTGGACGTGGGGGGCGCCTCCTCCTTCGTGTTGTCGGCGCCCACGTCCGAGGCGCGCGAGACGGTGCGGGCGGAGGTCGGGGGCGCGGTGTGCACGGCGCGCGTGCGGGTACTGGAGGCGCCGGAGCCGGGGCGGATGCGCGTGGTGGTGACGGACGAGCAGACGGGCCGCCCCATTGCTGGCGCGCGCGTGGTGGTGGCGGACGCGGTGGGGGCGGTGGTGGGCCAGGCCCTCACGGACGAGGGAGGGGTGGCGCTGCCGCCCGGGGGCGTGGAGGCGGGGAGCGTCTCCGTCTTCCACGAGGGCTTCGACTACCTCACGGTGGCGCATGCGGGGGAGACGGGGCCCATGGATTTGTCATTGCCCTTGAGGCGCAATCCCATCGAACGGATCGGAGGCTTCGAGGGCACGGTCCAGGTCTTGTCGGAGCACCTGACGATGGTGGGGGTGGTGGGGCTGTCCTCGCCGGACGAGGGGCCGAGCGCGGCGGCGTCGTCGCTGCTGGCTCCGGAGCGCCAGGTGGACTTCATCTCGGCCAGCCAGCAGCGGTTGGCGACGTTGCCCGCGGGGGCCTTCGCGGTGCTCGCGGGCTCCAATCTGCGGGAACTGGAGGTTCAGGGGCGTGGGAGCGCGGGGGTGTGCGACGAGGAGCCGCGCACGCGGGAAGGCACCTGTGGCGTGCGGACGGCATGGGGGCTCGGGGGCGAACTTCCCCTCAACGCGCTGCAACTGGGGGGAGGGGTGGACGTGGGTTCCCTGCTCGCGCGGGTGACGCCCTCGCTGGGCACCTTCAAGTCCTGGGTGGTGCGGGATGCGCGCTTCACGTTGGAAGAGGGGGCGGGGGCCTTCACGCGGCTCGCTCCCGACTTCTCCGCGGGGCGGAGCATGGCGCTGGGCTTTCCCTTCGTCCTGGACGTGCCCTCGCTGCCTGGCCACCAGGGCCGCTACATGGACCGCGTGTGGGTGCTGGGCTCGGCACGGGTGCCGGGACGGGGCGGAGTCCCCCTGGGCCTCGGCCTGGGGATGAACACGGCGCCTGCGGACCCGAACACGGACACCCAGCCCGGCCTGTCCGCGCCGGGGCTCGTGCGGGTGCGGATGGCTCCCACCCACCATGGGCTCGAGGGCAGTCCCTACGTGTTGCACCTCACGGCGTCCTCCCCGGAGGGGGCGGTGAGCGGGCTCATCCATCGCTCGCTGGCGGCGCTGCCCTTCGATCCCACGGGCGCGGCTCCGGTGGAGATCGAGGGTCCATTCCTGCCCGTCCCCGAGGGCGCGCGCTACTCCCCGGTGGACGACGAGGGCGGCCGGCGGTTGCGTCCCCCCCCGGCTCCGGCACTTCCCCCGGGCACGGTGCTGCGCGCGGTGTTCTCCAACAGGGCGGGGCGGCGGTGGGGGGTGTTGCTGGACGCGTCGAGGGACTCCGAGGGCGTGCGCCTGCCTTTGCCTCCCGCGCCGCTCGAGGATCGCACGTTCCAGGGCAACCACCTGGGCTCCTTCGCGTCGCTGGAGTTGCAGGCGTGGTCCCTGCGCGAGGGCGGGCTGCCGGACGGCGGGCTCTTGCCTCTGGAGGCGCTGACGCGAGACGAGAACCTGTCGCGGCTGGGAGAGCTGGTGGTTGCCTGGTCGGCCCTGGAGGCGACCCCCTGA
- a CDS encoding GGDEF domain-containing protein — MGQNETVVTVISKISERPVDLDAALVVIYGLELGRKYDLCKTETLIGRSAKAEIQVDQESISRNHACITTSKRGVFIKDLESTNGTFVNDEPVRGETPLCNGDLVKIGRTIFKFIAGGNIETAYHDEIYRLTTMDGLTQIYNRRYFEEALEREVSRSRRYERSLALVMFDVDHFKRVNDQHGHLAGDYVLKQLASTLRTRIRREDVFARYGGEEFGMLLPEVDVAGAVKLAEKARRLVEKQRFEFDNTLIPISISLGVAVLGSGHRDSVDLKRAADAKLYEAKAAGRNRVCA, encoded by the coding sequence ATGGGTCAGAACGAGACCGTCGTCACGGTCATCTCGAAGATTTCCGAGCGGCCAGTCGATCTCGACGCGGCGCTGGTGGTGATCTACGGCCTGGAGCTGGGGCGCAAGTACGACCTGTGCAAGACGGAGACGCTCATTGGCCGCTCGGCCAAGGCGGAGATCCAGGTGGACCAGGAGTCCATCAGCCGCAACCACGCGTGCATCACCACGAGCAAGCGGGGGGTGTTCATCAAGGACCTGGAGTCGACGAACGGCACGTTCGTGAACGACGAGCCGGTGCGGGGGGAGACGCCCCTGTGCAATGGGGACCTGGTGAAGATTGGCCGGACGATCTTCAAGTTCATCGCCGGGGGGAACATCGAGACGGCGTACCACGATGAGATCTACCGGCTGACGACGATGGACGGGCTGACGCAGATCTACAACCGGCGCTACTTCGAGGAGGCGCTGGAGCGCGAGGTGTCACGCTCGCGCCGCTACGAGCGCAGCCTGGCGCTGGTGATGTTCGACGTGGATCACTTCAAGCGGGTGAATGATCAGCACGGGCACCTGGCGGGGGACTACGTGCTCAAGCAGCTCGCCTCCACGCTGCGCACGCGCATCCGCCGCGAGGACGTGTTCGCGCGCTATGGCGGGGAGGAGTTCGGGATGCTGCTGCCCGAGGTCGATGTCGCGGGAGCGGTGAAGCTGGCGGAGAAGGCGCGCCGGCTGGTGGAGAAACAGCGCTTCGAGTTCGACAACACCCTGATTCCCATCTCCATCTCGCTGGGGGTGGCGGTGCTGGGGTCGGGGCACCGGGACTCGGTGGACTTGAAGCGGGCCGCGGACGCGAAGCTGTACGAGGCGAAGGCGGCGGGCCGCAACCGCGTCTGCGCGTGA
- a CDS encoding TauD/TfdA family dioxygenase: MMASTTATPPGIWPGRVLEGPAAWRGADLARNETWIHRFSSGELAELDRALAGVRGLPRPVLDVTRDNFVLPTLAPTLARVKHELLHGRGFILFRGLPTQRYSLPELATLFWGLGTYLGTAVSQNAQGHVLGHVKDLGYDANNPSTRLYQTNQRQGYHTDSADIVGLLCVRTAMRGGLSSLASTVTVYNEMYRRRPDLSRVLFEPFHTDHRSEYKPGHKPYFSIPVLNFHAGELTGIYQRRYIESAQRFEDSPRLTPQQVEALDLFDSLLDDPALHLEMRLEPGDMQFIHNHQILHDRTAFEDWPEPERRRHLLRLWLCPPDGRPLPPIFTERYGSVEVGRRGGVHVPASEFKAPLDV; the protein is encoded by the coding sequence ATGATGGCCTCGACGACAGCCACTCCCCCTGGCATCTGGCCCGGCCGCGTCCTCGAGGGGCCGGCCGCGTGGCGCGGCGCGGACCTCGCCCGGAACGAGACGTGGATCCACCGCTTCTCGTCCGGCGAGCTCGCCGAGCTGGACCGGGCGCTCGCCGGAGTGCGCGGGCTGCCCCGCCCGGTGCTCGATGTCACCCGGGACAACTTCGTCCTGCCCACGCTGGCGCCAACCCTGGCGCGCGTGAAGCACGAACTGCTGCATGGCCGCGGCTTCATCCTCTTCCGGGGCCTGCCCACGCAGCGCTACTCGCTCCCGGAGCTGGCCACGCTGTTCTGGGGGCTCGGCACGTATCTCGGCACGGCCGTGTCACAGAACGCCCAGGGGCACGTGCTCGGGCATGTGAAGGATCTGGGATACGATGCCAACAACCCCAGCACGCGCCTCTACCAGACCAACCAGCGGCAGGGTTATCACACGGACTCGGCGGACATCGTGGGACTGCTGTGCGTGCGCACCGCCATGCGTGGAGGGCTCAGCAGCCTCGCCAGCACGGTGACGGTCTACAACGAGATGTACCGGCGCCGGCCGGACCTCTCCCGCGTCCTCTTCGAGCCCTTCCACACCGACCACCGCAGCGAGTACAAGCCCGGCCACAAGCCCTACTTCTCCATCCCCGTGCTCAACTTCCACGCGGGCGAGCTCACGGGCATCTACCAGCGCCGCTACATCGAGTCCGCCCAGCGCTTCGAGGACTCCCCCCGGCTGACGCCCCAGCAGGTGGAGGCGCTCGATCTGTTCGACTCCCTGCTCGATGACCCCGCGCTGCACCTGGAGATGCGGCTCGAGCCCGGGGACATGCAGTTCATCCACAACCATCAAATCCTCCACGATCGGACGGCCTTCGAGGACTGGCCAGAGCCCGAGCGCCGGCGGCACCTGCTGCGGCTGTGGCTGTGCCCGCCGGATGGCCGTCCACTGCCGCCGATCTTCACCGAGCGCTATGGCAGCGTGGAGGTGGGACGGCGCGGCGGCGTCCACGTGCCCGCCAGCGAATTCAAGGCGCCCCTGGATGTTTGA
- a CDS encoding immunity 53 family protein — translation MVARRRYDRVDGRGHVEVAFFQPEQDGETGDFRCPFEISGLEGVESIRQQAWGVDSVQALQQAMQGARVALAPHREQLRWLSDSDLGFARYVPNGFGPELDAHFERLIEQEMVRLAPAMKRQWNQEDTLSDMEWLEQWYEAQCREEWAHHQGVNIQSLDNPGWLLKVDLRGTNLEGRMADALVQRTREPPSETNGNQGGDDWMECSIKEGCFIGAGDPRKLRAILNCFRVWARAT, via the coding sequence GTGGTCGCACGGAGGCGCTACGACAGGGTTGACGGTCGCGGACACGTGGAGGTCGCGTTCTTCCAGCCCGAGCAGGACGGGGAGACGGGGGATTTTCGTTGCCCCTTTGAAATCAGTGGCCTGGAGGGCGTCGAGTCGATCCGCCAGCAGGCCTGGGGGGTCGATTCGGTTCAGGCCCTCCAGCAGGCGATGCAAGGGGCGCGAGTGGCGTTGGCGCCGCATCGTGAACAGCTCAGATGGCTCAGTGACTCGGACCTGGGCTTTGCCCGGTATGTGCCGAATGGCTTCGGACCTGAGCTGGATGCGCATTTCGAGAGGTTGATCGAACAGGAGATGGTCAGGCTCGCCCCGGCGATGAAGCGCCAATGGAACCAGGAAGACACCCTCTCCGATATGGAGTGGCTGGAGCAGTGGTATGAGGCCCAGTGCCGGGAGGAGTGGGCGCATCATCAGGGGGTGAACATCCAATCCCTGGACAACCCGGGATGGTTGCTCAAGGTCGACCTGCGTGGGACGAACCTGGAGGGGCGCATGGCCGATGCCCTGGTTCAGCGCACGAGGGAGCCTCCCTCGGAGACCAACGGGAATCAGGGGGGAGACGATTGGATGGAGTGCTCCATCAAGGAGGGGTGCTTCATCGGAGCGGGAGATCCCCGGAAGCTCCGAGCCATCCTGAACTGCTTCCGGGTATGGGCTCGCGCTACATGA
- a CDS encoding RHS repeat-associated core domain-containing protein — MTATGNEFFDPVVVCAYPVSEPEVCDGKDNDLDGQTDEDGFGGTVCLQDGGTSTGPDAGGDGGLSCGSEICADGQDNDCDGAVDEDCVPGEIDGGGPVGSNQCLYRYDPVNLASGSSFEQVEDLSVGDGLTTLTFERTFSSRGDEWIYDAPLVGVPKPFGGSPNNPESVEWWHNWLSVVVEHQYHWSVRTPDGGLLRFLPCSGSTCEAAPAEGNQSRPERLKRTPTGYELRQSDGSLLVYESLFLAPQEGRRRYFLSRVVSGAGINLAQLNYAQPNLTGCAQGATGSSPGVPYLSSVQSPAGASLSFEYRELARSTGGVDCVLGRVRSLPYQDRPKDFVEYTYTTQGGVERPGRIGKAEQRSRLERYLYTAGEFQRSEAGVLLVRHTYGADGRVASATGGGHGAALSWEPTAGACQPGSNCCGRTPQVRQAVDSYAGRGDGNEGAAGVLSTYATLSNYGQENAPRMYQTQDECAVSGACSPGSVRSEWTCSSPGNPGKEIARKDKRGNWRVFGYSLSPEASPRLELASVKRGASDMLGTGALEETQYTYTYANGQQLPQVEEQASVLGGATDRKRTLHVYAPGTNRTKALIRSGWTRIRGSNGAWTTERRFLGTFYLTTFNGNQEDPLGRVREIHGPCWVSSESATDCPATSPYPVTHYVYFEPNTTRALANRLSQEIVYPAGGPVSANSVSSVTGHDYSFSFDSSRIETIINGNSGWTTLNHYNEDRLVRKEEGVYNSAPSRITTYGYQSDKYLTYINHPEGDFDVFCYRTGASPDGRCTSGAMSDKVQWVARASGADGMGWTEKTVYAYWPDGTLKEERFLSQTGSGVQTRRVMKYAADAHKRPTWNKWGEGAGNFSAAKSFDGADNLTGVGHAFNNPPAWCGGVKTGVGPLENGTPLSQLCSSLAYDRANRLVQVDEYPADGVSQRTLFSYDVQGNVAGVKVGCQLADTFATCAQPASMYAYDDFGQVVEASLPHADGPVRYAYDAQGNQVVKETAAMRQAGEYVFSTYDMLSRLLSAQRVHATGSELLYRLGYDEQRAPPSSCPAMEYTKGRLRYREDSFGTTWFSYDLWGNVVGEIRVRAGATSCGAVANANPHTRYTYTLNGNLQSVTYPNGRTVTYVYGTGGSANRVSAVDVTLYDGTAWTTRRLLSNVSWEPSGGLRGYTLNQPGASGSMTVEYGLGDDGSVPPAGCSTSFPSAAGSDLTGRLRSLRVSSGGVAMGAGTGDIYQRTYTWKADQVVRTDTCLLGQNATPMQETYAYDRTLRLTGAGRTAGNFSATGGAFGSRAYTYDGRGNRTAMTNEGATFFLNYATDSGHKDRLVGWGSSAANSQLGYTLAYDVEGRVTRKADLGENTTLAFEYGQSVGVATESVFRAVEVNGAFYNYYYDGLGRRRQKSYPGGTSDEFFYMGANQLLVDRGSSDVVTPVAHYTQDDYVWLDGRPVVLVRGKLSNAWTRLADTSADCARNGEAAACGVYFPVTDHLGKPVLMLDGGGHVAGAVDYEPFGHINRVGLVAETAHPLDNNSAVSQTLGTMAQPTGASPLANHATFVRMRAMFHRVDLTAGQVEVVDADLGTVLASVSGTGRGRTWSDWVTPSTGRASVRLAWPGGLANTTSQGVVLEGYEYQRYQTGAHPFWMPLRFPGQYHDAETDLFENWNRYYDPSIGRYLQPEPLALNPEYVKTQALAGYSAPTYTYALNNPVRFTDPDGRAVPIIISGIALEELIIGGGATIGTGILLDYCIRSGICRPKDPPKDQCEDSPRSPPRQTADERCKQVAEECTLECIDMLPTPDHGFSYWKCRNACLERNGCTPGMY; from the coding sequence GTGACGGCGACTGGGAATGAGTTTTTCGACCCCGTCGTGGTGTGCGCGTACCCGGTGTCGGAACCCGAGGTGTGTGATGGCAAGGACAATGATCTCGATGGGCAGACGGATGAAGACGGGTTCGGTGGAACGGTCTGCCTGCAGGATGGTGGAACCTCGACGGGTCCGGACGCGGGGGGCGACGGTGGTTTGTCCTGTGGGTCGGAAATCTGCGCGGACGGCCAGGACAACGATTGCGATGGCGCGGTGGACGAGGACTGTGTGCCCGGGGAAATCGATGGTGGCGGCCCCGTGGGAAGCAATCAATGCCTCTACAGATACGATCCCGTCAATCTCGCCTCGGGCTCCAGCTTCGAGCAGGTGGAGGACCTGAGTGTCGGGGATGGCCTCACCACCTTGACCTTCGAGCGGACGTTCAGCTCGCGGGGCGATGAGTGGATATACGACGCGCCCCTGGTGGGGGTGCCCAAGCCCTTTGGCGGAAGCCCCAACAATCCCGAGTCCGTGGAATGGTGGCACAACTGGCTGAGCGTCGTGGTGGAACACCAGTACCACTGGAGTGTCCGTACGCCGGATGGAGGCTTGTTGCGTTTCCTCCCGTGCTCGGGCTCGACTTGCGAGGCCGCACCCGCGGAAGGAAACCAGTCCCGTCCAGAGCGCTTGAAGCGGACGCCCACGGGTTATGAGCTGCGCCAGTCGGATGGCTCGCTGCTGGTGTATGAGTCCCTCTTCCTGGCACCGCAAGAGGGGAGGCGCCGCTATTTCTTGTCCCGGGTGGTCTCCGGGGCGGGAATCAACCTGGCGCAGTTGAACTATGCCCAGCCCAACCTGACCGGCTGTGCGCAGGGCGCGACGGGAAGCAGTCCGGGCGTCCCCTATCTCTCCAGTGTGCAGAGTCCCGCGGGAGCGAGCCTGAGCTTCGAGTACCGTGAGCTCGCACGTTCCACGGGGGGCGTGGACTGTGTCCTCGGTCGGGTGCGCTCCCTGCCATACCAGGATAGACCGAAGGATTTCGTGGAGTACACCTACACCACACAAGGGGGAGTCGAGCGGCCAGGGCGTATCGGAAAGGCGGAACAACGCTCGCGCCTGGAGCGCTACCTCTACACGGCGGGAGAGTTTCAGCGCTCGGAGGCGGGAGTGCTGCTGGTGCGGCATACGTACGGGGCGGATGGGCGTGTGGCCTCGGCGACAGGAGGAGGCCATGGCGCCGCGCTTTCCTGGGAACCCACGGCGGGGGCCTGCCAACCGGGTTCCAATTGCTGCGGCCGGACGCCCCAGGTGCGCCAGGCGGTGGATTCCTACGCGGGACGGGGTGACGGCAATGAGGGGGCCGCCGGCGTGTTGAGCACCTATGCGACGCTCTCCAACTATGGCCAGGAGAATGCGCCGCGCATGTACCAGACCCAGGATGAGTGCGCGGTGAGTGGTGCCTGCAGCCCGGGCTCGGTCCGCTCGGAGTGGACCTGCTCGTCGCCCGGAAATCCCGGCAAGGAAATCGCGCGCAAGGACAAGCGGGGCAACTGGCGGGTGTTTGGCTATTCCCTGTCCCCCGAAGCCTCGCCCCGATTGGAGCTCGCCAGCGTCAAGCGGGGCGCCTCGGACATGCTCGGGACGGGGGCCCTGGAGGAAACACAGTACACCTATACCTACGCCAACGGCCAGCAACTGCCGCAGGTGGAGGAGCAGGCCAGTGTCCTGGGAGGGGCCACGGACCGCAAGCGCACGCTTCACGTCTATGCTCCCGGAACGAATCGCACCAAGGCCCTCATCCGCTCCGGATGGACGCGGATCCGCGGGAGCAACGGCGCCTGGACGACCGAACGCCGTTTCTTGGGCACCTTCTACCTCACCACCTTCAATGGAAACCAGGAGGACCCATTGGGCCGGGTGAGGGAGATTCATGGACCCTGCTGGGTGAGCAGCGAGTCCGCCACGGATTGTCCCGCGACCTCCCCCTATCCTGTGACGCACTACGTGTATTTCGAGCCGAACACCACTCGCGCGCTTGCCAACCGGTTGTCCCAGGAAATCGTCTACCCCGCCGGAGGCCCGGTGAGTGCGAATTCGGTCAGCTCGGTGACCGGTCACGACTACTCTTTCAGTTTCGATTCAAGCCGCATCGAGACCATCATCAACGGCAACAGTGGGTGGACCACCCTGAACCATTACAATGAAGACCGGCTCGTGAGGAAGGAGGAGGGCGTCTATAATTCGGCTCCATCGAGAATCACCACCTACGGCTATCAGAGCGACAAGTACTTGACCTACATCAACCATCCCGAGGGAGACTTCGATGTCTTCTGCTACCGTACCGGCGCCTCGCCGGACGGGCGCTGCACCAGTGGCGCGATGTCGGACAAAGTCCAGTGGGTGGCGCGTGCCAGCGGAGCGGATGGGATGGGCTGGACGGAGAAGACCGTCTACGCCTACTGGCCGGATGGAACGCTGAAGGAGGAGCGTTTCCTGAGCCAGACGGGGAGTGGGGTCCAGACGAGGCGGGTGATGAAGTACGCGGCGGATGCGCACAAGCGTCCGACGTGGAACAAGTGGGGAGAAGGCGCGGGGAACTTCAGCGCGGCGAAGTCCTTCGATGGCGCGGACAACCTCACGGGAGTGGGGCATGCCTTCAACAATCCGCCCGCGTGGTGTGGCGGGGTGAAGACGGGAGTGGGGCCGCTGGAGAACGGTACGCCGCTGTCGCAGCTGTGTTCCTCGCTGGCCTATGACCGGGCCAACCGCCTGGTGCAGGTGGATGAGTACCCGGCGGACGGCGTCTCCCAGCGCACGCTCTTCTCCTATGACGTGCAGGGCAATGTTGCCGGCGTGAAGGTGGGCTGTCAGTTGGCGGATACGTTCGCCACCTGTGCCCAGCCCGCGTCCATGTACGCGTATGACGATTTCGGCCAGGTGGTGGAAGCATCCCTGCCGCACGCGGATGGCCCGGTGCGCTACGCCTATGATGCCCAGGGCAACCAGGTGGTGAAGGAGACGGCGGCCATGCGCCAGGCCGGCGAGTATGTATTCTCCACCTACGACATGCTCTCGCGCCTGCTCTCCGCCCAGCGGGTGCATGCCACGGGAAGTGAGCTGCTCTATCGTCTGGGCTACGATGAGCAGAGAGCGCCTCCCTCGAGCTGCCCGGCCATGGAATACACGAAGGGCCGGCTGCGCTACCGCGAGGACTCTTTCGGCACCACCTGGTTCTCGTATGACTTGTGGGGCAACGTGGTGGGAGAGATTCGCGTGAGGGCGGGGGCCACGTCGTGTGGCGCCGTGGCCAACGCGAACCCGCACACCCGCTACACCTATACGCTCAACGGCAACCTCCAGTCGGTGACGTACCCGAACGGGCGGACGGTGACGTATGTGTATGGGACGGGAGGTAGCGCCAACCGGGTGAGCGCGGTGGATGTGACGCTGTACGACGGCACGGCGTGGACCACGCGGCGGCTGCTGAGCAACGTTTCCTGGGAGCCCTCTGGCGGGCTGCGGGGCTACACGCTGAACCAGCCCGGAGCGAGCGGCTCCATGACGGTGGAGTACGGCCTGGGAGATGACGGCTCGGTGCCGCCCGCGGGTTGCTCCACCAGCTTCCCCTCCGCGGCGGGCTCGGACCTGACGGGACGGCTGCGCAGCCTGCGAGTGTCCTCGGGCGGCGTGGCGATGGGGGCGGGGACGGGAGATATCTACCAGCGGACGTACACGTGGAAGGCGGACCAGGTGGTGCGCACGGACACGTGCCTGCTGGGGCAGAATGCGACGCCGATGCAGGAGACGTACGCCTACGACAGGACGCTGCGTCTGACGGGAGCGGGCCGGACGGCGGGCAACTTCAGTGCGACGGGTGGGGCATTCGGCTCGCGAGCCTACACGTATGACGGACGCGGCAACCGCACGGCCATGACGAACGAGGGCGCCACCTTCTTCCTGAACTACGCGACGGACAGCGGGCACAAGGATCGGCTGGTGGGGTGGGGCTCGAGCGCGGCCAACAGCCAGTTGGGGTACACGCTGGCGTACGACGTGGAGGGACGAGTCACGCGCAAGGCGGACCTGGGCGAGAACACCACCCTGGCGTTTGAGTACGGGCAGTCGGTGGGAGTGGCCACGGAGAGCGTCTTCCGGGCGGTGGAGGTGAATGGGGCCTTCTACAACTACTACTACGACGGGCTGGGACGCCGGAGGCAGAAGAGTTACCCGGGAGGAACGAGCGACGAGTTTTTCTACATGGGAGCCAACCAGTTGCTGGTGGACCGGGGAAGCAGCGATGTGGTGACGCCGGTGGCGCACTACACGCAGGACGACTACGTGTGGCTGGACGGGCGGCCAGTGGTGCTGGTGCGCGGCAAGCTGAGCAACGCGTGGACGCGGCTGGCGGACACGTCGGCGGACTGCGCTCGCAACGGGGAAGCGGCGGCGTGTGGGGTGTACTTCCCGGTGACGGACCACCTGGGCAAGCCGGTGCTGATGTTGGATGGCGGCGGCCACGTGGCGGGAGCGGTGGACTACGAGCCGTTTGGCCACATCAACCGGGTGGGACTGGTGGCGGAGACGGCGCATCCGCTCGACAACAACAGTGCCGTCAGTCAGACGCTGGGGACCATGGCACAGCCCACGGGGGCTTCGCCGCTGGCGAACCACGCGACGTTCGTGAGGATGCGGGCTATGTTCCACAGGGTGGACCTGACGGCGGGCCAAGTGGAGGTGGTGGATGCGGACCTGGGGACGGTGTTGGCGTCCGTGTCGGGAACGGGCCGGGGGCGGACCTGGTCGGACTGGGTCACTCCCTCCACGGGGCGCGCGAGCGTGAGGCTGGCCTGGCCCGGTGGGCTGGCGAACACGACGTCTCAGGGCGTGGTGCTGGAAGGCTACGAGTACCAGCGCTACCAGACGGGGGCCCATCCCTTCTGGATGCCGCTGCGCTTCCCCGGCCAGTACCACGACGCGGAGACGGACCTCTTCGAGAACTGGAACCGCTACTACGATCCCAGCATCGGCAGGTACCTGCAGCCGGAGCCGTTGGCGCTGAACCCCGAGTACGTCAAGACGCAGGCTCTCGCGGGTTATTCAGCGCCCACCTACACCTACGCCCTGAACAATCCAGTCAGATTCACGGACCCTGATGGACGCGCAGTACCTATCATCATCAGTGGCATCGCCCTGGAAGAACTCATCATCGGTGGTGGCGCCACCATTGGCACCGGTATTTTGCTCGACTACTGCATCAGATCGGGCATCTGTAGGCCCAAGGATCCGCCGAAGGATCAGTGTGAGGACTCGCCACGATCGCCTCCCCGGCAAACAGCCGATGAGCGCTGCAAACAGGTGGCTGAGGAGTGCACACTGGAATGTATTGACATGCTACCAACGCCCGATCATGGTTTCTCCTACTGGAAGTGCAGAAATGCCTGTTTGGAGCGGAATGGTTGCACACCTGGTATGTATTGA